A stretch of Streptococcus chenjunshii DNA encodes these proteins:
- a CDS encoding siphovirus Gp157 family protein, whose amino-acid sequence MAKLYDLVGEYRYLYDLNLDDDTLKDTLDSIDWTERLNEKVEGYAQVIENKLAEAKMFEEAEKKFKAKKEAAKKSAAWLQENIFDAMKLTNQTEIKSGIFTVQIRKNPESVKVDESLLPKKYFVKKITTAPDKKTIKSLLKAGKKVRGAELIRTEKLVIK is encoded by the coding sequence ATGGCTAAATTGTATGACCTTGTTGGTGAGTATCGTTATTTATATGACCTAAATTTAGATGATGATACTCTGAAAGACACACTGGACAGCATAGACTGGACTGAACGTCTTAATGAAAAAGTAGAAGGCTATGCTCAGGTTATTGAAAATAAACTGGCAGAAGCCAAGATGTTTGAAGAGGCTGAAAAGAAGTTCAAAGCTAAAAAAGAAGCGGCTAAAAAGTCCGCTGCTTGGCTGCAAGAAAATATCTTTGATGCTATGAAATTGACCAACCAGACAGAAATTAAAAGCGGAATTTTCACCGTTCAAATCCGTAAAAATCCCGAGTCTGTGAAGGTTGATGAGAGTTTGCTCCCAAAAAAATACTTCGTTAAAAAAATAACCACTGCACCGGATAAAAAAACAATCAAAAGCTTGCTAAAAGCAGGCAAAAAGGTAAGAGGTGCAGAATTAATTAGGACAGAAAAGTTGGTGATTAAATAA